Proteins co-encoded in one Scatophagus argus isolate fScaArg1 chromosome 11, fScaArg1.pri, whole genome shotgun sequence genomic window:
- the zmp:0000001200 gene encoding dedicator of cytokinesis protein 9 isoform X2 — MGCTTSTVVFDGLRTVLERNCSGYICKGAAEPIGPSEAERALSRRESRALPTPRVLKVKPKVIEPLDYENVLVQRKTQILSDVLRDMLQFPLEDFEISTLRRQGRTLYPTVPENAEREAQSLFVQECIKTYKSDWHVVNYKYEDYSGDFRQLPNKVSRPDKLAVHVFEVDEDVDKDEDTASLGSQKGGISKHGWLYKGNMNSAISVTMRSFKRRYFHLTQLGDGSYILNFYKDEKISKEPKGTIFLDSCMGVVQNNKVRRFAFELKMQDKSTYLLASDSEGEMEDWINTLNKILHSSFEIAMQEKRNGDIHDDDDLGKSDSSSGSMDSFQSSRDIESRMRSETRLKLFTLDPDTQKLDFSGIEPDVKQFEEKFGKRVLVNCNDLSFNLQSCVAENEEGPTTNVEPFYVTLSLFDIQNSRKISSDFHVDLNHPSVRAIVPNNASQFMNGGGDTHTEGQRLVHGVPEAALKYPRQGVFSVTCPHPDIFLVARIEKVLQGGINHCAEPYMKSSDSTKVAQKVLKNAKLACSRLGQYRMPFAWAARPLFKDASGTLDKSARFSALYRQDSNKLSNEDMLKLLADFRKPEKMAKLPVILGNLDVTIDNVAPNLTNCVTSTYIPVKQFDVSEKTNIFFEVEEFVPSIAKCSQPFTTYNNHLYVYPKHLKYDSQKSFAKARNIAVCIEFKDSDEEEAVSLKCIYGRPGGPLFTKNAFAAVLHHQHNPEFYDEYKIELPTQLHEKHHLLFTFYHVSCDSSSSKASTKKRDLIETQVGYAWLPLLKDGRVIMNENQIPVAANLPAGYLSCQEGAGKHSGPEVKWVDGGKPLFKVSTHLVSTVYTQDQHLHNFFHHCQSSAAASQVSGGELVKYLKSLHAMESHVMIKFLPTILNQLFRVLTSATHEDVAVNVTRVMIHIVAQCHEEGLEHYLRSYVKFVFKTEPYTSTTARTVHEELAKAMTAILKPSTDFLTSNKLLKYSWYFFEALVKSMAQYLIESCKVKLSRNQRFSASFHHTVETLVNMMMPHITQKYKDNLDAARNANHSLAVFIKRCFNLMDRGFTFKQINNYINCFMPGDPKTLFEFRFEFLRVVCNHEHYVPLNLPMPFGKGRILRFQDLQLDYSLTDDFCKNHFLVGLLLREVSGALQEFREIRQIAIHVLKGLMIKHTFDDRYTSKSQQTRLATLYLPLFGLLQENVNRLNVKEVSPFTISHSSSNGREDSLLTNALMTPPRSSTFLDTSLHKDVFGVISGTSSPHTSSTPNINSVRHADSRGSLISTDSGNSLPEKNNDKGNSLDKNQPASALGSTLLRCDKLDQAEIKSLLMCFLHVLKSMSEDALFTYWNKASSAELMDFFTLIEVCLHQFRYMGKRYIARNQDGAGPVAHERKSQTLPVSRNRAGMMHARLQQLSSLDNSYTFNHTYSHSDADVLNQSLLEANIATEVCLTVLDTLSIFIMGFKTQLCSDHGHSPLMKKVFEVHLCFLRINQSETALKQVFTSLRTFIYKFPCTFFEGRADMCAAFCYEILKCCNSKLSSIRSDAAHLLYFLMKSNFDYTGRKSFVRTHLQVVIAVSQLIADVIGIGSTRFQQSLSIINNCANSDKTIKNTAFPSDVKDLTKRIRTVLMATAQMKEHERDPEMLVDLQYSLAKSYASTPELRKTWLDSMARIHVKNGDLSEAAMCYVHVAALVAEYLRRKGMLKQGCSAFRVVTPNIDEEAAMMEDVGMQDVHFNEDVLMELLEECADGLWKAERYELISDIYKLIIPIFEKRRDFEKLVHLYDTLHRAYSKVTEVMHTGKRLLGTYFRVAFFGQGFFEDEDGKEYIYKEPKFTPLSEISQRLLKLYSDKFGQENVKMIQDSGRINPKDLDSKYAYIQVTHVIPYLEEKELVDRKTDFEKSHNIRRFVFEMPFTISGKKQGGVEEQCKRRTILTTTHCFPYVKKRIAVMYQHHTDLSPIEVAIDEMSKKVAEIKQLCSSSEVDMIRLQLKLQGSISVQVNAGPLAYARAFLDDASAKKYPDNKVKQLKEVFRHFVEACGHGLGINERLIKEDQQEYHDEMKANYRDLARELSIIMHEQISPVEDGMKSVLPDSLHIFNAISGTPTSAIIQGIPSSSSVV, encoded by the exons GACACGGCCTCCCTAGGGTCCCAGAAAGGTGGGATTTCAAAACATGGCTGGCTGTATAAAGGCAACATGAACAGTGCCATCAGCGTCACCATGAGG tcattcaAGAGGAGGTATTTCCATCTAACCCAGCTTGGGGACGGCTCTTATATTCTGAACTTCTACAAGGATGAGAAGATCTCCAAAGAGCCCAAAGGAACCATTTTCTTGGACTCCTGTATGGGTGTGGTTCAG AATAACAAGGTTCGGCGGTTTGCTTTTGAGCTGAAGATGCAGGATAAGAGCACCTACCTGCTCGCTTCGGACAGcgaaggagagatggaggattGGATCAACACTCTGAACAAGATCTTGCACAGCAGCTTTGAGATTGCTATGCAGGAGAAGAGGAATGGAGACATCCATGATG ATGATGACCTTGGAAAGTCAGACAGTTCCTCTGGCAGCATGGACAGCTTTCAG agCTCAAGAGACATAGAGTCTAGGATGAGGAGCGAGACCAGATTGAAGCTTTTCACCCTGGATCCTGACACACAG AAACTAGATTTCTCAGGAATAGAGCCGGACGTGAAGCAGTTTGAGGAGAAGTTTGGCAAGCGCGTTCTGGTGAACTGCAATGACCTCTCGTTCAACCTGCAAAGCTGTGTGGCCGAGAACGAGGAAGGACCAACAACAAAC gtGGAGCCATTTTACGTCACTCTGTCACTGTTTGACATTCAGAACAGCAGGAAGATCTCCTCTGACTTCCACGTGGACCTAAATCACCCGTCTGTAAGGGCCATAGTGCCCAATAATGCCAGTCAGTTTATGAATGGTGGAGGTGACACCCACACTGAGGGGCAACGGTTGGTCCATGGGGTGCCAGAGGCGGCCTTAAAGTATCCTAGACAG GGAGTGTTCTCTGTAACGTGCCCCCACCCAGATATCTTCCTGGTGGCTCGCATAGAGAAGGTGCTTCAAGGAGGGATCAACCACTGCGCCGAGCCGTACATGAAGAGTTCAGACTCCACCAAG GTGGCGCAGAAGGTCCTGAAAAATGCCAAGCTGGCATGTAGCCGGTTAGGCCAGTACAGGATGCCTTTTGCCTGGGCAGCGAG GCCTTTGTTCAAAGATGCTTCAGGGACACTCGACAAAAGTGCTCGTTTCTCGGCTCTGTACAGACAAGACAGCAACAAGCTGTCTAATGAGGATATGCTCAAGCTGCTGGCGGATTTCAGAAA GCCAGAGAAGATGGCCAAGCTGCCTGTAATCCTCGGAAACCTTGATGTTACCATTGACAATGTAGCACCTAACTTGACAA ATTGTGTTACCTCAACCTACATTCCTGTGAAGCAGTTTGATGTCAGTGAGAAGACCAACATCTTCTTTGAAGTGGAGGAGTTTGTGCCGTCCATAGCCAAATGCTCTCAGCCTTTCACCACCTACAACAACCACCTCTATGTCTACCCAAAGCACTTGAAGTACGACAGCCAAAAGTCATTTGCAAAG GCTAGAAACATAGCTGTGTGCATTGAGTTCAAGGACTCTGATGAGGAAGAGGCTGTTTCCCTGAAG TGCATCTATGGCCGACCTGGAGGACCCTTGTTTACCAAAAATGCTTTTGCTGCAGTATTACATCACCAGCACAACCCCGAATTCTACGATGAG TATAAGATTGAGCTGCCAACTCAGCTCCATGAGAAACATCATCTGCTGTTCACCTTCTACCATGTCAGCTGtgatagcagcagcagcaaggccAGCACGAAAAAGAGAGACCTAATTGAGACTCAAG TGGGATACGCATGGCTCCCCCTGCTGAAGGATGGTCGGGTGATCATGAATGAGAACCAGATCCCTGTGGCTGCCAACCTGCCTGCTGGATACCTCAGTTGCCAGGAGGGTGCAGGCAAG cattCAGGTCCTGAAGTCAAATGGGTGGACGGAGGCAAGCCTTTATTCAAAGTGTCCACTCACCTCGTGTCCACTGTCTACACTCAG GATCAACATTTGCACAACTTCTTTCATCACTGTCAGAGCAGTGCAGCTGCGTCCCAGGTGTCAGGAGGAGAGCTGGTCAAATATCTGAAG AGTCTGCACGCCATGGAGAGTCATGTGATGATCAAGTTCCTGCCCACCATCTTGAATCAGCTGTTCAGGGTGTTAACCAGTGCCACCCATGAGGACGTGGCAGTCAACGTAACCAG GGTCATGATTCACATTGTTGCCCAGTGCCATGAGGAGGGGTTGGAGCACTACCTGAGATCATATGTGAAG TTTGTATTCAAGACTGAGCCATACACGTCCACCACCGCCCGAACAGTGCATGAGGAGCTGGCTAAAGCCATGACTGCTATCTTGAAGCCTTCCACAGACTTCCTCACGAGTAACAAGCTCCTCAAG TACTCCTGGTATTTCTTTGAAGCTTTGGTCAAGTCCATGGCTCAGTACTTGATTGAAAGCTGTAAAGTGAAG CTGTCCAGGAATCAGCGCTTCTCAGCATCCTTTCATCACACTGTGGAGACGCTGGTCAACATGATGATGCCACACATCACTCAGAAATACAAAGACAACCTGGATGCCGCCAGGAACGCCAACCACAGTCTGGCAGTCTTCATCAAG CGCTGTTTCAACCTGATGGACAGAGGCTTTACATTCAAGCAGATCAACAACTACATCAACTGTTTTATGCCCGGAGACCCAAAG ACGCTGTTTGAGTTCAGGTTTGAGTTCCTGCGTGTTGTGTGCAACCACGAGCACTACGTGCCTTTAAACCTGCCCATGCCATTTGGAAAAGGAAGGATACTGAGATTTCAAG ACCTCCAACTGGATTACTCGCTGACAGATGACTTCTGCAAGAACCACTTCCTGGTCGGGCTGCTTCTCAGGGAGGTCAGTGGAGCTCTGCAGGAGTTCAGGGAGATTCGTCAGATTGCCATCCACGTGCTGAAGGGTCTGATGATAAAGCACACATTTGATGACCGCTACACGTCCAAA agccAGCAGACCAGGTTGGCCACGCTGTACTTGCCCTTGTTTGGTCTGCTTCAAGAGAATGTCAACAGGCTGAATGTGAAGGAAGTATCCCCATTCACCATCAGCCACTCCAGCAGT aatggAAGAGAAGATTCACTTCTTACCAACGCTTTGATGACACCTCCCAGGTCCAGCACCTTTCTGGACACCAGCTTGCACAAAGATGTTTTTGGAGTCATCTCTGGCACCT CTTCACCTCACACGTCATCAACCCCCAACATTAACTCTGTACGCCATGCAGACTCTCGTGGCTCACTCATCAGCACTGATTCCGGCAATAGCCTGCCTGAAAAGAACAATGACAAGGGCAACTCTCTGGACAAG AACCAGCCTGCTTCAGCCCTGGGCAGTACCCTCCTGCGATGTGATAAATTGGACCAGGCAGAGATCAAGAGCCTCCTCATGTGCTTCTTACATGTGCTCAAAAGCATGTCTGAGG ATGCTCTGTTCACATACTGGAACAAGGCTTCATCTGCTGAGTTAATGGACTTCTTCACTCTAATCGA AGTGTGCCTCCATCAGTTCAGATACATGGGAAAGAGATACATTGCAAG GAACCAGGATGGGGCAGGACCCGTAGCACATGAGCGGAAGTCTCAGACTCTGCCTGTGTCCCGTAACAGGGCAGGAATGATGCATGCCCGCttacagcagctcagcagcctGGATAACTCATACACATTTAACCACA CCTACAGTCACTCGGATGCAGACGTGTTAAATCAGTCCCTGCTGGAGGCCAACATCGCTACTGAAGTGTGCCTGACTGTCCTGGACACACTAAGTATCTTCATCATGGGATTCAAG aCCCAGCTGTGCTCTGACCACGGCCACAGTCCACTGATGAAGAAGGTGTTTGAAGTCCATCTCTGTTTCCTACGTATCAATCAGTCAGAAACGGCCCTCAAGCAGGTCTTCACTTCACTGCGCACCTTCATCTACAAG TTCCCCTGCACATTTTTTGAAGGGCGTGCTGACATGTGTGCTGCTTTCTGCTACGAGATCTTGAAGTGTTGCAACTCCAAGCTGAGCTCCATTCGTAGCGATGCAGCCCATCTGCTCTACTTTCTCATGAAGAGCAACTTTGACTACACAGGTCGCAAGTCCTTTGTCCGGACACACTTACAG GTGGTCATTGCTGTCAGTCAGTTAATAGCTGATGTGATTGGTATTGGAAGTACCCGCTTTCAGCAGTCTCTGTCAATAATCAACAACTGTGCCAACAGTGACAAAACTATTAAG AACACAGCTTTCCCATCAGATGTGAAGGACTTGACCAAACGTATCAGAACAGTTTTGATGGCCACGGCTCAGATGAAGGAGCACGAGAGAGATCCAGAGATGTTGGTGGACCTGCAGTACAGTCTCGCCAAGTCTTACGCCAGCACGCCTGAACTACGCAAGACCTGGCTAGACAGCATGGCCCGAATCCATGTGAAGAATGGAGACCTGTCAGAG GCGGCCATGTGTTATGTGCACGTTGCAGCACTTGTGGCAGAGTACCTGCGGAGAAAAG GCATGCTCAAGCAGGGCTGCTCAGCATTCCGCGTCGTGACTCCAAACATTGATGAAGAAGCAGCGATGATGGAAGACGTTGGCATGCAGGATGTCCATTTCAACGAA GATGTCCTAATGGAGCTTTTGGAGGAGTGTGCAGATGGACTCTGGAAAGCTGAGCGTTACGAGCTCATCTCTGACATCTACAAGCTCATAATTCCCATTTTTGAGAAACGCAGGGACTTTGAG aaactggtccaccTGTATGACACGCTGCATCGTGCATACAGTAAAGTGACAGAGGTCATGCACACAGGCAAGAGATTGCTCGGCACCTACTTCAGAGTGGCTTTTTTTGGTCAG GGATTCTTTGAGGATGAAGATGGTAAGGAGTACATCTACAAAGAACCCAAATTCACCCCTCTCTCGGAGATATCTCAGAGGCTCCTTAAGCTTTACTCTGACAAGTTTGGACAGGAGAACGTGAAGATGATCCAGGACTCTGGAAGG ATTAATCCCAAAGACCTGGACTCTAAGTATGCTTATATTCAAGTGACACATGTGATCCCTTACCTGGAAGAGAAGGAGCTCgtggacaggaagacagactTTGAGAAGAGCCACAACATCCGTCGTTTTGTGTTTGAGATGCCTTTCACCATATCAGGCAAAAAGCAAGGCGGGGTGGAGGAGCAGTGCAAACGCAGAACTATTCTAACCA CCACGCATTGTTTTCCCTACGTGAAGAAGCGTATTGCAGTGATGTATCAGCACCACACTGATCTGAGCCCCATTGAGGTGGCCATCGATGAGATGAGCAAGAAGGTGGCCGAGATcaaacagctctgctcctccAGTGAGGTGGACATGATCCGTCTGCAGCTCAAACTGCAGGGCAGCATCAGCGTCCAG GTTAATGCTGGGCCACTCGCATATGCCCGAGCTTTTCTGGACGACGCCAGCGCCAAGAAATATCCTGATAACAAAGTTAAACAATTAAAAGAGGTCTTCAG GCATTTTGTGGAGGCGTGTGGACACGGCTTAGGCATTAATGAGCGGCTGATCAAGGAAGACCAGCAGGAGTATCACGATGAGATGAAAGCCAACTATAGAGACCTAGCCAGAGAGCTGTCAATCATCATGCATGAGCAA ATCAGTCCTGTGGAAGATGGCATGAAGAGCGTTCTTCCAGACTCGCTTCACATCTTCAACGCCATCAGCGGCACACCAACCAGTGCCATCATCCAGGGCATCCCcagctcttcctctgtggtatga